The genomic interval aaaatattaataattggtaatttaatttataatttaatattattatgattaaaatattaatacttttaattaatttttaaatttaaaatattttataatatataattaataacttaaccttttattataataagatttatttttctctattttcatttttcattttttaatttaaatttcacttaataatttaaaaattaatattttaaaatactaatattttatttataatttaatattaattaaaatataaaaatattaatattttttaattttttaatttaaaatattaattttataaatttaaattttttatttttaaaaataaataatgacaTTTTAGTCcaaaatgtataaattttattcCCATAAGTGTGGAATAGCTAATACTATGGGGGATggtggtattagctattccaaGCTTTTGCctaattttaaagaatagCCATACCTTTtggaatggctattccttCCCCAAGAACAAACCAAACAAGgggataaaattttataaggAATAGAGAGGGAATGGCTTAGCCATTCCACCTACCAAACATGACCTGAGTTCCTGGAAGTGATCATAACCGAAAGATGATCACTTGTCAAAAATAGAGATCAAAATCgtttccttttaattttcataatacaaaatatcataataGATTACTTCTATTAATTggattttattgatttataaaagcatcaaaatcaaaattttaaaaaagtgcATTTGTTCATGAAAATTAGATTAACTTTGAAAGGGTTTATTCTCATGAGTTTAAGcattaattaaaacatattttgattttattcaaattaagTTTTAGTTGCTTTCAAGCTTCTCAATTCAAACAccaagatttttttaatatatctttttcaaaaattctaatataaaaaatagttCATCATGCATGGTCATGGATAATGCCATGTATTTACTAGTATttgttttacaaataattaaatctcTGAtgctttgattttatttgcatGGAAAGTTAAATTTGAAGCTGAGTTTGCATTGCAATGAATTATAAAATCAGCATTAAAAAagagtgtatatatatatgcttggGGTTCACATTATAGTGTATTTGATggtcataattaattttttttttatatgcaatgaCTGATTTATTGGATAATATGACAAATAACATTAGCTTACACTCCAAGAAAGCAGTAAAAATCTTGTCAATTACTAAATCCACTCAAAAAGAGTCATCAACATTGTCAATTACCTTAGCACTGTTCTATCGAATTTACAATTAATCTAAAAACCTTGAATGCTAATAACGGAAATTTcccctaaaaaaaaaatgaagtgatCAAAATACGCTGTCGGAAAATCACACGCCATTGCACCATTCCAAATGAATTCTCAACTGAGAAGGAGGAAACTCGATCTCCTCCCTGGTGAGAGGAAAATAGACCCAATACTTGAACCCTTCTTCCCCGGTAATCCTCCCAACCCGCCGCCAACCATCATTGTGGAATGCATCCCCTCTACCGGAGTAAGTGAAAATCCGAGTGGCTTCCCTTGCGGTTCTTGGTGGCAGTGGTCGGACCTCGTCAGCAGTAACTATCTCAACCAGGGGCCGAGATTGATCTTCCTCTTCGACCAGATTCTTGTCATGGACCTTGTAACGGCTGTCCTTCAGTCGCGATATCACCTTGGCTTCGATGTATGACCCCAGGAAGCCTTCCTCGTTGCTGCATACTTCAACCTCATCGCCTTTGCAAAATACCGCCATTGTGGCACACGAGGAAAAACGAAGAACTCGAGAATGCTCTGCCAAATTTcttaaggaaaaaataaatggagaGTGCAAGTGAGTGAAGCTATCATCTTCAAGGATTTGTATAGATGTGTAAAGCAGAAGTTGTTTCGGGTAAAGTTGAACGGCAACACATCTCTGATGGGCCTAGGGCCAATCCTTAAACTACAAAATATGCCTGAGGCTTGGGTTTGTTTGGGCCAATGATCTCCGCCCAATGGACAGTCAATTTACATTTGATTTGGGCCaagaaacaaaagagagaGGGACGGTGAAGACTCGTGAAACTAAATTTGGGTTTCAAATAATATTAAGTCGACATGCAATAACTGCAGTTTTTTTGTAACTTCGGCTTCGGTTTGCATTCTTCAACTGATAACCAAAACAGAGATGGGCTCCATGCTACCCCAACTCAGGGCTCAAATGGCATCAGAGCTCTTGATAATATGATCTTGAATCCTTGATCTCAGTGTTCATTGAGCGGAAGCAAGACTGATAAATGCATGCTGCAGGGCAGAAAAAAATTCCCATCCGGAATCATCAGAAGTGGTTTTAACTGATGATGAATGGGGCATCGACAGTGAAGATTGTAATGTGCCCTCAGATGGATAAGAGGGCATCAACTCTCAACTTTTTTGGGATATCTTAAAGGGGATTTGCAAACAAAAACCATTAGCCAACTTTGAGGTTCTCTCCCAAATTAGTGGCTAGAGTAAGGAAGATGCATCCATCAAGCAACAGTGAGAGATAACTGAACAAAAAGCAAAGACTACTACTATATTAAAGCAAAGGTGGCGCAATTATATTACAGTCTAGTGCTAATCAACATCAATTAGAAAGAGAGAGGTGTATTGCCACTAAAAGAGTCTGGAGAATCTGTGGCTAAGATGATACAGGAAAAACTTCGACGTGGTATCAAGCTGGATTAATTTGGTAAAAACCAAATTGTTACATCTTTCTCTGTTTGTTCCTTGACATGCTTACCAACTTTTGGAGGGTTTACTTCACAACAAAGGCAACCGTTTTGGAAGGGAAATTCCAATTTGTCGGCTCGGGTGGGCAGGAGTTCATGGATTTCCGCAAGCCCTGGCCCAGTTCTCATGAGTCCCACATGCAGGCTACACAGCTTGGCCTGTCACTTGTGCTTGCTGATTACTATTGAGATGATTTCCTGGTGTTGTAATACATAAATGGTGATGATACAACTATGATGAAATATATATCAAATGGAAATTGACCTTGTAACTCGTCTTGACAAGTTACCTTTGTGTCTTGTAGGCAggcaacaaaaataaaatttttaaggttGTTGAATGGGCAGCTTCAGACTGAGCTGGAAGAGGATTTCATGTGTTTGTCTAGCGTCTAATGCTAAAAGGTCTTTCATTTCAATAGGCAGAGTTGACACCAAACTACCAACTATACAATACTGTATGAAAGGCTGAACACTATGACCATAAGGTCATTTTCCCTATAGCCAAATTGTTTACCTCTTTCTTCAACTCTTTTctttccatatatatataattacttTTTTCTATAATTTCATGTACGATTAATATTTCAACAAACTAATTATTGAATTAAACAATCTACTCATACCTGTCATACATCTAAAGTTTCCAATCAATTCAATATCTATATTATATCGATTGAGAATActgtttttttataaaacatatttaataataaaaattttattatatatcaaataagtagttaaatatttttaatttgaaatttgacatGTATGATTAACGATGAACAAAACATGATATCCAGagttcataattttatattgatcAAAACTAATTGATCATGAATGTGGGTTCAAAGACGAAGAAAGACAAAAGCTAATTAAGATAcacacaataaaagaaaatgtaattTGTAAAAGAAACTAggcaagagagagagagagagagaggcaaTATTTGATCTTTGATGTTTACTACTGTCACCATGTGAAACACCCACGAGAGTGAAGAATGAATGGGGGGCCAAGCACCCACAATGAATTGATTAGATCTTACAGGTCTAATTGCTTCCTCATTAATTCTTCTTAGTCTATATAGATTAcagcctaattaattaattaatttactataatAAGCTTAAATTGTTTCGCATTGACTCCTGATAATGATGGGTCAAacaaaaatctttcttttcccCACCAATCAGTGGGACAGAAACAAACAAACTAAacaatcataatcaaattGAGTGCTTCCTCACGCAAGCATCcattctcatttccatgcagaTGTCTCAAGCTTGTTCTTAATTTGCATGAGTCATTCCATTAGAATCAGAATACAGTGTAAAGGCAtacgagagagagagagaatgttTTCAAGATATGTTTCatgaaacattaaaaaatacaGTAACGCAATCAAGAAAAGTCTGTTTTGCATGAACAACAAGACAACCCACTTTGCCAAAAAAGATTCAAAAGCATATTATTGTGGGAATTAAAATTActtctccttttctcttttcttttgacaAATCCCATTTGCTTCTTATTCATTCATCAATTTACAACCCAATTAACTACTACTAAATTAGGACGTACCTATTGCTTTATTACTTGAActaagatatttttattatcacGTATGGATGtcacaattaattttttattatattaataacaattttttaGGATAAAGTCCACTTACACCtcttgttgtttttatttttttcatatgacACTTTGTCattatcactttttttttgcaattattaatttttttaataaaattatcaaaataacatcaattcaaatttaacCTATTTATTCAcaattaaagatatttttgtaatattttaacttaaaattaataaccTAACCCTTTGTAGAAacataaattatttacaagatACTAATTACGAAAAAAAGATATCCACACAAtactaattaaaaattaaaatcacaaaaatatcatatgaaaaaagttaaaataacgGACGATATTGATgaaatttactcaaaattttaCAGATTTATATTGCGATCTTTGCTAGTGAAGGAGAAATTGCAACGTTGTTTCATGACGAATGCAGCCTAGAAATAATGGCATTATgagatttgaaaattaaatataaaataaatttgatttatgaTACATGATATAATATAGGTAGTGCAATCATAAGAGTCATTTACCTAAGTTGGTATGATATTCCCCATGTACTAATTCTTCATTAATAAGtatataaattgaatattcaTGCACGTGGATTAGTGAGTCATAAATTAACAGccaaacaaaggaaaaaaaaaaaaacaaactatTGATGAATCATGTACATGATGCCTTAAGAACTAAGCCCAAATAATTcatcttaaaaaaatagtaatgTTGTCGACCCATATCGCAATttaatcatataaaattatagtCTTGCACGGAATTGCCACCTAGATTTGGCATCCATCAAGGCTAAAACAGGTTAAGCTAATGATGCATGTTGCTGGTTGTTAGTGCCCACCGGAGGGAGGGGTTGGGTGCTAATTGGTCATATCCATGTGTTTTTTCTttggacagctaaaaagtgacACCTTAGGATGCTACTCAGCTAAAAAGAAATCTATCACCGGATTTGATTGGTTTATTCAATAAGGGGGTCCAAGCAAAACTCCAAAGCCAGCCACAAAAATGGAGGATTCGTGATGAGATGAAGATACCCGAGGTCCTTCTCGGCAAAGGCAAATCCCCCCTTCCCCATTTTCCATGATGGAGACAGCAAACAAAGGTTCCCTTAGCgacattgttttgaaatacaGTACAAGGATATTTCTGCTTatacttttcaattttaccttGTTAAGGAAAGGgtcatgcaaaaaaaaaaaagacagaagaaagaaattgagaCTATTTCATATGGTTACTGTTATAGTATTTGTGTTCTCTCAGCAccaaatttgtttcttttttttatatgacaaACACTAGTAGCAGTTCTTTCCCTGTTAAGGAAACTAAACTATGGAGTAGCAGTTAGGCTAGCATAGCAAAGCCTGAATCCGGGTCCTTTAGGTGGGGCTCAGAGGCCAGAGCAGGCAAAAATTTTTAAGGGTAAGGAGAGAAGTGACTGGCTGGGGCTGGAggaatataaaatttcatgGGACATGTGTATCATTGAGAGCACATGTGGGAGAACGTGAAGGATTCAGACTTCAGAAGCAGTTGGAATCTCAGTCTCTTTCTTTCgtcctttatttattttctttcatgtaGTTAGTTTTCCACATATTAGACTGGATAGAGGCGATGAGATCAGAATTCAGATAGATAAGGCTAGGAACATATTGTTAGGAGATGAGATGTTGTAATACAAAAGCGAAAGCTGCAGCCATGCTCTATTTGCACACAGTTCCATGTACCCCATCAAATATGGGAGAACTCATTGAATACAGAGttttagatttgatttcccaCCTTGGGTTTCCGAGCCCTCCCTCCCTCCCCCTACTTGCTACCTCTTTCCTGCTTCACGTACGAAgggcttttcttttcttttcttttttacatgGCGGGGTTAACGTTGATTTCAACATCGACAATTTCGGGATCATTGTTAAAAATTCTATTCCTTTGATTACTGAGATAACGAGGATGATGACTAACCGACCGACCGACCAAACCATAACGTTGTGATCTGTCTCTCTATGACTAATTGTTTTGTGAGtgagtgtgtgtgtgtgtgtgagagagagagagagagagagagagagagagagaggaagtcTTTNagagagagagagagagagaaagctttttCCTTTGACGGTCTTGAATGTGCTTTATTCGTTCTTGGTAAGCAGCCTTGGTTCTTGCAAAAGCAAACCCCCCCCTAACCTCCTCTCAGATTCCTTTCTTTCAACATGACCAATTCCAGTTggaatatataaaatatatattacaaGTAGAATTGTGACTGATGTTTGCGGTTAGACGATCGAGGAGGTTCCTAAGAAACTAAGATATGATAGATGGAATTTAGTATTGGTTTTGTGCATTGGACCAACACCACCCATGATTTCtaatcatgaaaattttggttttttaaattattttttggggCTGATTTGCCACCTTTTATGCTCTTTTACTCAATTGTACATCAGCCCCATATTGCTGAATATTTTGTCCAGCTTTCTGCAAACATCAAGCCCAAATTTATCGGGCAATTGAAAAAACTTTCAATTAGGAAAATATTTAGAAAGGCAAGAGCAGATCATGTTTGCATCAGGTCATTCATTTAATCATCTTTGGAAGTTCAAGGCAATCATTTCTGTTATAACCTTAGCATAGGTGAAAATCGATGTCTCTAATTCAAATGTAGGTGTGAAGTAGAACAAAGTAAAAGGAACCGATTGTGTACtgatttaattaatgaataataaaagatcaaacaaaaattaacaagggggaataataaaaaaccttttcttttcaagaattgaaaatgaaaaaggggTTTCTAGCTAGTAGCTAGGTTGTTTCTTTATACACTGACTAAGGGCTAATTCAAAGTCTATTATTCATTGTCTTAAGTCAGGAATATGTAACAAAAGTTTGCACACAAGATATTATTCCCATGTTGACAATGCTATTATTTACTATTGTGTTAACTTTATGACGGATAGATTGTCTCGTATTAGAGTTTTTTGGTCGATATCCGTTGGgtttttttggttaatttcGTTCTTCTTTTCATgtctttccaaaaaaaaaggtattGAGTTAACTTAAATCAACCTACCAAATGGTCTAAACCAAATCAATACTATATATAAACATTTACACATGAGCTACTTTGCCTTATGCCCTTAGCCTTAACAAAAGTTACTATAATTAGAATTTGGAATGaagttttaaacaaaaagattAGTTAAAGCTTTTTGGGTTCATGATTAATCAAAGAAAGTGTTTTTGAGAGTAATATTACCtcaaaaatagattatttACATGTTTCTTGCCTTAACCCATATACTTACAAATTATAACATacttttttggaaaaatttaattatttgaataaagaaTTATAGTActcataatttatatttatatctatacattaataaaaatatatcagAAAAACTTTTAAGGATGTACTCGATTTTGTAATATCTAAagagagaatcaaatcaatttaaaatatttttggacCCCTTTGGGGCTTTCAGTTCACAGGTTTAGCCGCGTACTAAGGCAAGTCAAGCCGTCCATGTGGAATGTGTTTCGACCAAAGCACTGAAGAGAGAGTGTGATGTGTCAGTGACATGAGCGAATGACAAGCGAGAGCATGACAGAGCATGAGGATATCTGCAGAGTTACTAGAgccaaaacaaaagaaaaaaaaaaagaaaggaaactgCAGCCATGAAGCGCGTGCATTGTAAGATCCAATCACGGAGACCAAGACTCAAGCGGTCAGGTCCACATGCTGACAAACCAGTACTTTGTCTCATAGTGAGCAGTGAAACCAACAGGCTCTAACGCGCGTCAAAGTTTGGAAATGGGTCAGACATTCCATTCGCTTGTCCGAAAGCCAACAGTAGCCTTACTAAATCTCTGTCTTTGACCCTGTTGCTTTGGCAGTCTTTTTacgtttttcttcttcttctactcCTCTCTCCCAGTCCgaatagttaattaattatttatttatttaattcgaATTTAGGAACACTATGATGATTTTTGGTTATAGATTTGAGTGGGATTTTGGAGTCTTTTGAGACTCTTGTccattaattagttaattattatttttctaataaattacatttaaatcTAATATACCCATGATTTCACTTCATTTCACCCTCTCTTTCTCACATCTCAACAAAAGCAAGTACGTTCCCAAATTATTACAAAATCATTCCCTTTTCACAATTGGCAGTATTCTCATATCTCACCTAATTATGATCAGAGAGAGCTTCTGTCATTACCAAAATAGATTTATGCagaattttctctttcctctCTGTCTCATGCAATAATGGCAGTAATCACATAGTATGAACATGCATCGTGAAACAAGTCTCTTGAAATTTAGGGTGAAAGAAATGGGATTCAAAACAGCAGTCTCTAAGCAACTAAGCAAACCCCCCAAGGGGCAGGCCCTcttgcatatacatatatatttgctTAAAGAAGGTTAAAcgcttttgtttctttctctctgTGTGTCTCTCTTGGTTTATGTGGGGAGTGGAACcaatattttcctttaaaaggAACAAGTGAAGTCAGCTATGGCTgcagaaaatggaaaaatgcattcctttttgggaaatatattTTGAGAGTATCATCATCAACTATCAACTGTCCAATTATTTGAAGCAATATGACAAGCCTGAGCTTTTTCTCCAACTCCCCGAATCTTTGCAGACTTAAACGAGAAGGAAAGagtaaaaaaggaagaaagaaagaatgaaaaaccTGAAAACTGATAACAATGATGTCGACCATATATACACTATAAAATATAGATGGCTGTGTAACTTCATCACATTTCTGGCATTACAAGTAGAATGTAACATCAAACACATTGCAATATGCCAAAAATTTCTTGATCATCATCTCCTGCTTTGGAAAATGAAATCCATATAGGTAAAATTAATCATGGATGAACAGGTAAACGCTAATTTATTCATAGCTACTAAGTTCAACCAGAAATCCAGAAAGTAGAAACAACTATATTGATCTTTGAGTAATAGAGAAGCATTGCTTTCAGTTATTTGCTTATAAAGAGATTCTGCTTTTGGGATAATGATATTAACTTGTAGGGTGCTTGTTACTGGAAATGAACTATCAGAGAAGAATGTTTATTGTCTCTGATAAAATAAGGGCTAAAGAGTAATGGAAAAATGTTCTGATAAAGTAACAGCTAAAGAGCAAgttaattaatcatttgaaatgcGGTCCAAATCAACTAAACGAGCTTTGAATTCCCATGGTCTGTTGTTCAAGAATTCATTTGTGAAGAGGACGAAATGACACTTTGCATATTGGTAgacttatgattttaaatGAAGTTATAACTTTAATAAGATTTCTTAAAGCTTTGCACCCTTTAAACTTGAGAATAAAATGAAAGTTTAAAAGGTAGAAAcaatcaaaagaaagaaagaaaggaagaagggTTGTAAACATGTAAAAAGGAAGTTATTAACTCCTACCAAATGAATCTCAGTATAATTCTATGACCTCCGGATTTTGAATAAATTGTTCAATGCAAATGATTaataattcaattatgtaaAGTAACTTGGTAATGTAACGTTAATTTGCTGCCCTTGTAGAAGGTCATCAAGAGACATTAAATTGTCATATGATAGGACTTAAAACAGATATATTTTGCTTAGTGCATATCATCAGTATATGCCCGATACAAGAAGCTCCGGAAACTGATACACTCACTATGGAAAAACATGCtcatacattgaaatctaccAATTCTAGTAAaagcagaagaagaagaagaaagaaaaaagcctaccaattctagggttttagttgatttttGAGGAGCTAAGTCCTCGATGATCCATCTTTGGATAAGGTGTCTGCAGGTTTGATCACTGATGCCATATGGAGTTGGAAAGTGAGTAACTGTGTCTTCATCATagttaatttttctttaattgaaGCTACACTAACAAAAAAACCGAAGCTTTAGCACGAGGCTCtcgaagaaagagagagagaaaccaAATTTATAAAGGATTGCTGGTGGATGAAGAGCTGAAACTGGAAAGATCTGTCCATGCAGTTCCACTCCAGTACTGATCATTTCCTGGAACCCCCAAAAATTGCCTTGACAAATTCAGCTCCTGCTGATTATTGTCTTCCATTTTCACTGAAGCCAACTGGGTTGCCGATGAGCTTGATATCTTAGGCCGAACCTGATGACCAGCTCCACCTCCATAACCCGATGGCTCGACACCCCCGCTTTCAAATTGATACAACCCAGAAGAAGATTCCAAGCCACCTAGGAAGGGAAATTGCGGCGCTTGTTGTTGTAGCCGCCATTGATCCAAACCACTCATAGTCAAAAGAGAAGTACCAGGAGCAGCTGCAGCACCACCTCCCCCACCAGCTCCTCCACTAGCTAAAGCACTTCCTATTTGAAAAGTTAAGTCACTTGCCCCTCCAAGTGGAGCTGAAATTGTCCCATAATTCAACCCA from Theobroma cacao cultivar B97-61/B2 chromosome 5, Criollo_cocoa_genome_V2, whole genome shotgun sequence carries:
- the LOC18597774 gene encoding DUF724 domain-containing protein 6 — its product is MAVFCKGDEVEVCSNEEGFLGSYIEAKVISRLKDSRYKVHDKNLVEEEDQSRPLVEIVTADEVRPLPPRTAREATRIFTYSGRGDAFHNDGWRRVGRITGEEGFKYWVYFPLTREEIEFPPSQLRIHLEWCNGV